The stretch of DNA GGTATTGATGGGAACAGATTTATTTAAGGTATTGTTTGTTCCATTCTCATTTATTAGCAATATTGCTGATAGTTGGTGGGGAATCCTAGTTATCATGTTCTTAATCCACTTCTTATGGTGGTTTGGAATTCATGGTGCAACAATTATCAGTTCTTTCTATACTCCAATTGTATTGGCTAACTTACAAGCTAATCAACACGGAGGTGCTTACCATGTGTTTGCTGGTGAATTTACGAATGCATTTGTCACGATTGGTGGTTCTGGAGCAACATTAGGTGTCGCTATTTGGTTAGTACTGCGAGCTCGTTCGGCACAGTTAAAGGAAATTGGTAAAGTAGAAATTGTTCCAGCAATCTTCAATATTAATGAACCTTTGATTTTTGGTTTGCCAGTAGTTTACAATGCTAATTTAATGATTCCATTTATTGTAGCGCCGATGGCTTCAAGTTTGATAGCATACCTAGGGATTGCAACGCATCTAGTACCAAAAATTATTGCGCAACAGCCATGGCCATCACCAGTTGGCTTAGGTGGATTGGTTGCAACGGGAAGTTGGCAAGGTGCAGTTTTGTCAATCGTTTGTGCAATTGTTGCGTTTGTTGTTTGGTATCCATTCATCAAGCATTACGATAATGTTTTATTGAAGCAAGAAAAAGAAACTTCTGTACAAGAAAATGCTTAGAAGATAGTTTATAAATAAAAGCAGCTAGTTATTAGAACTAACTGCTTTTTGTTTTAAAAAATGACATTGAATCTCACTTTTTCACAAACAAGTTTTAAGTAATCTAACTCACTTTTTGTTATGATAAAAATGTAACCAAGAGTGTTTGAATAGGAGGAATTTTATTATGAAATATCCTAAGACAAAAGAAGTTTTAAATCAATTAGTAGCAGATTTGACGCAAATGCACATGATTGTGCACCAGCACCATTGGTACATGCGTGGTGAACGTTTTTTGAAGTTGCACCCATATCTTGATAAAGTAATGGACGAATTGGCTAATCAACAAGATTTAGTTGCAGAGCGATTAATTACTTTAGATGGTTCACCAGTTTCAACACTTAGCGATATTGCTAAAATGACTAACATCAAGGACGAAGAGCCAAATTGGAATGAAACAATTGATGAACGTTATAGTAAAATTATTGCTGGTTATCGTCAATTGGAGCAAGACTACCAAAAGGGTTTGGAAGTCAGCGATGAAGAAGGCGACTATTCAACCAATGATATGTTTACCACTTGTCATACAGAAGTTGAAAAGCGCATTTGGATGATGTCTGCAGAGATTAATCAGGCACCAGGAATTGATCCAGAATAAAAATAATTGTTAGAGAGTAGTTTGAATAAAGCTACTCTTTTTTTATTGTGATTACTAATAGAAAATTTTGCTATAATAAGGTTGATTTATGAGTTGTTGATGATTTAATAGTGGGAAAGTATGACGATGGATAAAGAAGAACAGGATAAATTAAAGCAAAAAGCTGGGATTAAAGCTGCTAGCTTGGTTAAACCGGGCATGAAATTAGGGATTGGTACTGGTTCAACAGTAGCCTTTTTGATTGATGCTCTAGGTAAACGCAAAAAAGAAGAAGGTTTGGAGTTAGCTGCCATTGCCACTACTTCTAGTAGAAGTAAAAAGCAGATGGAGAGTTGGGGCTTTAAAGTTGACCAGCTTGCTGAAATTGACCAGCTTGACTTAACAATCGATGGCGCGGATCGCTTTGCGACTAACTTTGATGGCATTAAAGGCGGCGGCGGCGCCCTAACACTGGAAAAAAACGTTGCGGTTAATTCAAAAAAAGTAATGTGGATTGTTGATGAATCGAAGGTTGTAGAACATTTGAGTGGTTTTGCGCTGCCTGTGGAAGTTTTACCAATTTCTTGTGAGCAAAATTTCCGTCGTTTTGAAGCAGAAGGTTTAAAGCCTAAGTGGCGTATGGCTGATAGTAAACGTTTCGTAACTCACTATGGTAATTATATTATTGACTTAGACCTTGATCGCATTCCCGTACCGCATGGGTTGGCAGATTATCTTGACCACACTGTGGGTGTTGTGGAACACGGCTTATTCCTTGATATGTGTGATGAAGTTATTATTGCTCATCGCAACGGTGAGATTGAGGATCGGAAGAAATAGTAGACTAGTTTTAGTGATATTTATTTTTGACATTAAAACGGCAGACAATTCACAGATTTGGTATGATTGACATATAAACTTTTTAAAAGAGGAAAACCAATGATAAAGAAACCTTTAATTATCAGTACAGATCCGGGAATTGATGATGCCGTTGCAATTACAATTGCCTTATTCGCCAAAGAATTAGACGTCAAATTAATTGCGGCAACTTGGGGTAATGTGACACTGAATAAGACATTAAAAAATGCCTTAAAGTTAGAAACTTTTTTAGGAACTAAAGTCCCAGTAGTAGCTGGAGCTTCAAGACCATTATTACGGTCTGCAATTGACGCTTCAAGTGTTCACGGTAAATCTGGCATGGCTGGCTATAATTTCCCTGAAGCTGACAATTCGTTATTGGTTCCGGGTATAGCTGCCGAAGCGATCCATGAAGTAGTTGCTAAAAGTAGAACCAAGGTAACTTTGATGCAGATTGGCCCGGCAACAGACTTTGCTTTGTACTTTAGACAATATCCTGATGACCTTGCTAAGATTGAAGAATTAGTAATTATGGGTGGTGCGATTGGTCGTGGCAATTGGGGTCCATATAGTGAATATAATGTTGCCGGTGATCCCGAAGCTGCTCAGATTGTTTTTGACAGTGGCGTGCCAATCAAGGTGGCACCACTTGAATTAGGTCATCAAGCATTTATAACCCAAGAAACGCTGCAGAAGATTAAAGTTTTGGGCAAGACCGGTGATATGTTGTACCATCTTTTAACTAACTTGCATGATGAAACAGAAACTGATGGTCGCGAGATTTATGATGCCTTGGCTGCAGGGATACTGTTAAATCCTAAGATGTACACTTTTAAACCGGCTTATATTGT from Lactobacillus sp. ESL0785 encodes:
- the rpiA gene encoding ribose-5-phosphate isomerase RpiA, which produces MDKEEQDKLKQKAGIKAASLVKPGMKLGIGTGSTVAFLIDALGKRKKEEGLELAAIATTSSRSKKQMESWGFKVDQLAEIDQLDLTIDGADRFATNFDGIKGGGGALTLEKNVAVNSKKVMWIVDESKVVEHLSGFALPVEVLPISCEQNFRRFEAEGLKPKWRMADSKRFVTHYGNYIIDLDLDRIPVPHGLADYLDHTVGVVEHGLFLDMCDEVIIAHRNGEIEDRKK
- the celB gene encoding PTS cellobiose transporter subunit IIC, whose product is MAEEKKPMKDRISKLIGKFAATRFVRAIMDAGYSVISFTIVGAFFLILTVLPDVVRNPGFTSFYNSTIGRFDNLYQAVYNATMGILALVFSGTFAYSYTKIYRDEEHINLVPVNGLMMFLMAFFITVPELIWKNGTVQFVTMFTKDKMLAGGYQASQTAGIYRIGAVGIFIGLVIAWLTVQIYRYTIKHNWRIKMPASVPAGVSNSFSALIPTACVSIIVAVINMALVLMGTDLFKVLFVPFSFISNIADSWWGILVIMFLIHFLWWFGIHGATIISSFYTPIVLANLQANQHGGAYHVFAGEFTNAFVTIGGSGATLGVAIWLVLRARSAQLKEIGKVEIVPAIFNINEPLIFGLPVVYNANLMIPFIVAPMASSLIAYLGIATHLVPKIIAQQPWPSPVGLGGLVATGSWQGAVLSIVCAIVAFVVWYPFIKHYDNVLLKQEKETSVQENA
- a CDS encoding nucleoside hydrolase → MIKKPLIISTDPGIDDAVAITIALFAKELDVKLIAATWGNVTLNKTLKNALKLETFLGTKVPVVAGASRPLLRSAIDASSVHGKSGMAGYNFPEADNSLLVPGIAAEAIHEVVAKSRTKVTLMQIGPATDFALYFRQYPDDLAKIEELVIMGGAIGRGNWGPYSEYNVAGDPEAAQIVFDSGVPIKVAPLELGHQAFITQETLQKIKVLGKTGDMLYHLLTNLHDETETDGREIYDALAAGILLNPKMYTFKPAYIVVDTKSPHAYGASIMDFNNFFGKPANAQVGVKIKQDVFSDWIIQAIKQAN
- a CDS encoding DNA starvation/stationary phase protection protein, which gives rise to MKYPKTKEVLNQLVADLTQMHMIVHQHHWYMRGERFLKLHPYLDKVMDELANQQDLVAERLITLDGSPVSTLSDIAKMTNIKDEEPNWNETIDERYSKIIAGYRQLEQDYQKGLEVSDEEGDYSTNDMFTTCHTEVEKRIWMMSAEINQAPGIDPE